A region of Corynebacterium glucuronolyticum DSM 44120 DNA encodes the following proteins:
- a CDS encoding NADH-quinone oxidoreductase subunit J → MMSLTYLAADAAETAYEGFGLLGQISSWILAAVIIAGAIGMVMCKELIHSALCLLLVMVGVAIEYATMGAPFVFVVQIVVYAGAVMVMILFIVMMVGARGEAADGEKTATGTSHTVLTGVAAIALLALIGIAVNMSTLTAPRGMSEANAEHGGNVAGLGVEIFNKYVVGFEVLSALLIVAAVGAMIMIFRVRAVKRSTQRELSQARFRAYKERGINVGPLAASGVYADSNAMDVPALLPDGSELKTSVNPALYERDEVDPAQGFVDQTKRIYASLDQQSEGEE, encoded by the coding sequence ATGATGTCGCTTACCTACCTGGCTGCTGACGCGGCAGAAACCGCCTACGAAGGGTTCGGGCTCCTCGGCCAGATTTCCTCGTGGATCCTCGCCGCGGTCATCATCGCCGGTGCTATCGGCATGGTGATGTGCAAAGAGCTCATCCACTCCGCACTGTGCCTCCTGCTCGTCATGGTCGGCGTGGCCATCGAGTACGCCACCATGGGCGCGCCTTTCGTGTTCGTTGTGCAAATTGTTGTTTATGCAGGCGCCGTCATGGTGATGATCCTCTTTATCGTCATGATGGTGGGTGCCCGCGGTGAAGCTGCCGACGGCGAGAAAACCGCCACAGGCACCTCGCACACAGTGCTCACGGGCGTGGCCGCGATCGCGCTCCTCGCGCTCATCGGCATCGCTGTGAACATGAGCACGCTTACTGCGCCGCGGGGCATGAGCGAAGCCAACGCAGAGCACGGTGGCAACGTCGCCGGTCTCGGCGTGGAGATCTTCAACAAGTATGTTGTCGGTTTCGAGGTGCTTTCGGCGCTCCTCATTGTGGCCGCCGTGGGTGCCATGATCATGATCTTCCGCGTCCGCGCGGTCAAGCGTTCCACACAGCGCGAGCTGTCGCAGGCACGCTTCCGCGCCTACAAGGAGCGTGGCATCAACGTCGGACCACTCGCTGCGTCCGGTGTGTACGCCGATTCCAACGCGATGGATGTCCCGGCGCTCCTCCCCGATGGGTCGGAGCTCAAGACCTCTGTCAACCCCGCGTTGTACGAACGCGACGAGGTGGATCCCGCCCAGGGATTTGTCGACCAAACCAAGCGCATCTACGCGTCGCTGGATCAGCAAAGCGAAGGTGAGGAGTAA
- the nuoI gene encoding NADH-quinone oxidoreductase subunit NuoI encodes MSIFSRWRGMAVTFGAMFREKSTVNYPKKPAETNPRFHGRHQLNRWPDGLEKCVGCELCAWACPADAIRVEAAANTDEERYSPGERYGKVYEINYLRCIFCGMCIEACPTRALTMTNEFELANVSREALIYGKDKLLAPLEDGMEEPPHPRRLADDERGYFLGLPTSPGADIAVDPTKDTAPQSAQEVADETEATSISTQEEAAR; translated from the coding sequence ATGAGTATCTTCTCCCGCTGGAGGGGAATGGCAGTGACGTTCGGAGCCATGTTCCGAGAAAAGTCGACTGTCAACTATCCAAAAAAACCTGCCGAGACAAACCCCCGTTTCCACGGCAGGCACCAACTGAACAGGTGGCCTGACGGGCTGGAGAAGTGCGTCGGATGTGAGCTGTGTGCCTGGGCCTGCCCCGCAGATGCTATCCGCGTGGAGGCAGCCGCCAACACCGATGAGGAGCGCTACTCCCCCGGTGAACGCTACGGCAAGGTTTACGAAATCAACTACCTCCGCTGCATCTTCTGCGGCATGTGCATTGAAGCCTGCCCCACCCGCGCGCTGACGATGACCAACGAGTTCGAGCTGGCCAACGTCTCCCGCGAGGCCCTCATTTACGGCAAGGACAAGCTCCTCGCCCCACTTGAGGACGGGATGGAAGAACCCCCGCACCCGCGCCGGCTTGCCGACGACGAGCGCGGCTACTTCCTCGGCCTGCCCACCTCCCCTGGTGCGGATATCGCGGTTGATCCCACGAAGGACACTGCACCGCAGTCGGCGCAAGAGGTTGCCGACGAAACTGAGGCAACCAGCATCTCGACGCAGGAGGAGGCCGCACGATGA
- the nuoL gene encoding NADH-quinone oxidoreductase subunit L, with amino-acid sequence MNYLLLAQQVGAVPGEVAVSDSTAITLAWLIILLPLAGATLLLVGGRVLDAFGHWIALAASVAAFACGVTLFTDMLARPAAERPLHAPLFQWMTLPGLETDLTLRVDQLSIVFVLLVTGVGSLIHLYSVGYMAHDEKRRKFFAYLNFFMAAMLTLVLGASYLIMFIGWEGVGLASYLLIGFWSQRPSAAAAANKAFIMNRLGDIGMVLGISTMFATMGTTEFNEVNAHVGSLSTGVVTFIGFALLLGVCAKSAQVPLQAWLLDAMEGPTPVSALIHAATMVTAGVYLVVRAGDIYQHSATASLAVVIIGTVTLLVGAWIGCAKDDIKKVLAGSTMSQIGYMVLAAGIGPAGYALAIFHLVTHGFFKANMFLGAGSIMHGMNESVNMREFGALRKAMPWTFITFAAGYLAIIGFPGFAGFYSKDAIIEVAFERGWVFGLAALIGAGVTAFYMTRLMMMTFVGEKRWREDQHPHESSPTMVAALVVLGILSVIGGLLLANGIASWLNPAVGGTADNVPLVHLTPLTGVTLLVVAAGVALGWWMFKKPTARTRENPGVATLIGDNAFYADTINDWVAVKPTHVLAETAAVVDSVGITTAVDDGGRGFAGLATAFGKLQNGLARTYGLIMVIGAVVIAAVLLFLNQMA; translated from the coding sequence GTGAATTACTTGTTACTTGCTCAACAGGTCGGCGCTGTGCCTGGCGAGGTCGCCGTGTCAGATTCCACCGCCATCACACTCGCCTGGCTCATCATCCTCTTGCCCCTGGCAGGAGCTACACTCCTCCTCGTCGGAGGACGGGTACTCGATGCCTTCGGCCACTGGATTGCTCTAGCCGCCAGCGTCGCGGCATTCGCGTGCGGAGTGACGCTCTTTACGGACATGCTGGCACGACCAGCAGCCGAAAGGCCACTCCACGCGCCCCTCTTCCAGTGGATGACGCTTCCCGGATTGGAAACAGACCTCACACTCCGCGTCGACCAGCTTTCCATCGTGTTTGTTCTGCTCGTCACGGGTGTCGGTTCACTCATCCACCTCTACTCGGTGGGCTACATGGCCCACGATGAAAAACGGCGGAAGTTCTTCGCCTACCTCAACTTCTTCATGGCGGCGATGCTCACCCTCGTTTTGGGCGCCAGCTACCTCATCATGTTCATCGGTTGGGAAGGCGTGGGACTCGCGTCCTACCTGCTTATCGGTTTCTGGTCGCAACGCCCCTCGGCAGCTGCGGCGGCCAACAAGGCGTTCATCATGAACCGTCTCGGCGATATCGGCATGGTGCTCGGCATCTCCACGATGTTCGCCACGATGGGAACTACAGAGTTCAACGAAGTAAACGCTCATGTAGGCAGTCTTTCCACCGGTGTTGTAACGTTCATCGGCTTCGCCCTCCTCCTCGGTGTGTGCGCAAAGTCCGCGCAGGTTCCGCTTCAGGCTTGGCTTCTCGACGCGATGGAGGGCCCGACCCCGGTGTCCGCCCTCATTCACGCCGCGACGATGGTCACTGCCGGTGTCTACCTCGTCGTTCGCGCCGGTGACATCTATCAGCACTCCGCCACAGCATCGTTGGCCGTTGTCATCATCGGCACGGTGACCCTGCTCGTCGGCGCGTGGATCGGCTGCGCGAAGGACGACATCAAGAAGGTACTCGCCGGCTCCACCATGAGCCAGATCGGTTACATGGTGCTTGCTGCGGGTATTGGCCCGGCGGGCTATGCGCTGGCCATCTTCCACTTGGTCACCCACGGCTTCTTCAAGGCCAACATGTTCCTCGGTGCCGGCTCCATCATGCACGGCATGAACGAGTCGGTGAATATGCGTGAGTTCGGCGCGCTACGCAAGGCGATGCCCTGGACGTTCATCACTTTCGCGGCGGGCTACCTCGCGATCATCGGGTTCCCCGGATTCGCCGGCTTCTACTCCAAGGACGCCATCATCGAGGTCGCATTTGAGCGTGGCTGGGTCTTCGGTCTCGCAGCGCTCATCGGCGCGGGTGTCACCGCGTTCTACATGACGCGCCTCATGATGATGACGTTTGTCGGCGAGAAGCGCTGGCGCGAGGATCAGCACCCGCACGAGTCCTCCCCCACGATGGTGGCGGCACTCGTCGTGCTCGGTATCCTCTCCGTCATCGGCGGTCTCCTCCTGGCAAACGGTATCGCCTCCTGGCTCAACCCCGCTGTGGGAGGCACTGCGGACAATGTTCCGCTGGTGCACCTCACCCCGCTGACCGGCGTGACGCTCCTCGTTGTCGCCGCTGGCGTCGCACTCGGCTGGTGGATGTTTAAGAAGCCCACCGCACGCACGAGGGAGAATCCCGGTGTTGCCACCCTCATCGGTGACAACGCGTTCTACGCAGACACCATCAATGATTGGGTTGCCGTGAAGCCCACCCACGTTCTCGCGGAAACTGCCGCTGTTGTGGATTCCGTGGGCATTACGACCGCTGTCGACGACGGTGGTCGGGGCTTCGCTGGGCTTGCTACTGCGTTTGGCAAGCTGCAAAACGGTCTCGCCCGCACCTACGGCCTCATCATGGTCATCGGTGCTGTCGTCATCGCAGCAGTCCTCCTCTTCCTGAATCAGATGGCATAG
- a CDS encoding NADH-quinone oxidoreductase subunit M yields MYLLTTAALVPLVAALFMTFLRSGAARVVAFVASLVPLALAIVMVAGFDPGAGMQYTVEIPWIPALGAYYALGVDGIALAMVLLTAILTPIVILYSGTEHYRADQMREHAFLGFVLAIEGLSIFVFSSTDVLLFYLFFEATLIPMFFLIGGFGGENRRYAAIKFLLYSLGSGLLMLAAIIGVYIVGDGTFLLSDLQDADLGGTVGMWLFAGFMIAFIVKAPMVPFHTWLPDAAENTTPGGAVMMVAIMDKIGTFGMIRFAMCLFPEATEYFRNVMIWLAVISVIWGALAALAQTNLMRFVAYTSVSHFGFIVLGMFAVNETAVSAASLYMFNHGLSTAMLFLVVGYMIKRRSTADIHAFGGVQKVAPLLGGYLLIALLSAVALPGLAPFVSEFGVIAGTFNGAPWAAGIAAIAMVLAACYIMRVYKTTMTGEPGDEVIRTMPDLTHPERWVLAPLIVLLIVFGVYPGPLTNLVNPASVNTVEYLNSKGVPPVGTVYGWVVDPPDIPDPALRAELSSEGGAL; encoded by the coding sequence ATGTATCTACTCACTACAGCCGCTCTGGTTCCGCTTGTTGCGGCATTGTTCATGACGTTCTTGCGATCCGGTGCCGCCCGCGTGGTCGCCTTCGTCGCAAGCCTCGTCCCGCTCGCACTGGCAATCGTTATGGTCGCGGGTTTCGACCCCGGCGCTGGGATGCAGTACACGGTAGAAATTCCGTGGATCCCGGCTCTCGGTGCCTACTACGCCCTCGGTGTAGACGGCATCGCACTGGCCATGGTCCTCCTTACAGCGATCTTGACCCCGATCGTCATCTTGTACTCCGGAACGGAGCACTACCGTGCCGATCAGATGAGAGAACATGCCTTCCTCGGCTTCGTTCTCGCCATCGAGGGGCTCTCTATCTTCGTGTTCAGCTCCACCGATGTCCTGCTGTTCTACCTCTTCTTCGAAGCAACGCTCATCCCGATGTTTTTCCTCATAGGCGGCTTCGGTGGTGAGAACAGGCGCTACGCGGCCATCAAGTTCCTCCTGTACTCGCTGGGATCAGGCCTGCTCATGCTGGCCGCCATTATCGGCGTGTACATCGTCGGCGACGGTACTTTCCTCCTGTCGGATCTCCAAGACGCAGATCTGGGTGGCACCGTCGGAATGTGGCTGTTCGCCGGCTTCATGATCGCGTTCATCGTCAAGGCCCCGATGGTCCCCTTCCACACCTGGCTACCCGACGCCGCAGAGAACACCACTCCCGGCGGTGCCGTCATGATGGTCGCCATCATGGATAAGATCGGCACCTTCGGAATGATCCGGTTCGCCATGTGCCTCTTCCCGGAGGCCACGGAGTACTTCCGCAACGTCATGATCTGGCTCGCGGTTATCTCCGTCATCTGGGGCGCGCTGGCCGCGCTTGCGCAGACCAACCTCATGCGCTTTGTGGCCTACACCTCGGTGAGTCACTTCGGCTTCATCGTCCTCGGCATGTTCGCTGTGAACGAGACCGCAGTCTCCGCTGCCTCGCTCTACATGTTCAACCACGGCCTGTCTACAGCGATGCTGTTCCTCGTCGTCGGCTACATGATCAAACGTCGCAGCACTGCAGACATTCACGCCTTCGGCGGCGTACAGAAGGTTGCTCCGCTTCTCGGTGGCTACCTCCTCATCGCCCTCCTATCCGCCGTGGCGCTGCCCGGACTGGCACCGTTCGTTTCCGAATTCGGTGTCATCGCCGGCACGTTCAATGGCGCGCCGTGGGCTGCAGGTATCGCCGCTATCGCGATGGTCCTGGCAGCGTGCTACATCATGCGCGTGTACAAGACCACGATGACCGGCGAGCCTGGCGACGAGGTGATCCGCACGATGCCCGACCTCACCCATCCTGAGCGCTGGGTCCTGGCCCCGCTCATCGTTTTGCTGATTGTCTTCGGTGTCTACCCGGGGCCACTGACTAACCTCGTCAATCCGGCATCTGTGAACACCGTCGAATACCTGAACTCCAAGGGTGTCCCACCCGTGGGCACGGTCTACGGCTGGGTCGTTGACCCGCCGGATATTCCAGATCCCGCCTTGCGAGCCGAACTTTCTAGCGAAGGAGGTGCGCTTTAA
- the nuoK gene encoding NADH-quinone oxidoreductase subunit NuoK, translating to MSTGFYVGLSAILFCVGIWGFLSRRNALASLMSIELMLNAANLGLVAYARHWGELEGHVAALFVIVVAAAEVVVGLAIVVSIYRSQGTVIVDDERVMKG from the coding sequence ATGTCTACTGGATTTTACGTCGGGCTTTCGGCGATCCTGTTCTGCGTCGGCATCTGGGGGTTCCTCTCCCGCCGCAACGCGCTGGCATCGCTGATGTCCATTGAACTTATGCTCAACGCGGCAAACCTCGGGCTTGTCGCCTACGCGCGCCACTGGGGCGAGCTAGAAGGCCACGTGGCAGCACTGTTTGTCATCGTGGTCGCCGCGGCCGAGGTCGTGGTGGGGCTCGCCATCGTTGTGTCCATTTACCGTTCGCAGGGCACAGTGATCGTCGATGACGAACGCGTGATGAAAGGCTAG